A single genomic interval of Pangasianodon hypophthalmus isolate fPanHyp1 chromosome 8, fPanHyp1.pri, whole genome shotgun sequence harbors:
- the npy8br gene encoding neuropeptide Y receptor Y8b, producing MVGAHINNSTQPWLGWEVEVCSLSLGGTTFLIMAYSTMLAVGLVGNTCLVLVILRQKEMHNVTNVFIANLSCSDILMCLICLPTTITYTLMDRWILGVALCKLTSFVQCLSITVSIYTLVLITLERHQLIIHPTGWKPVLGHSYLAVAVTWIMGCFISLPYLSFTFLDDLNSHNLSLPTNPSDDHLVCMEQWPSEVNRLAYTTSMLVFQYCLPLTLISVCYLRIFLRLSHRKDIIERTRDARQRNAKHARRINAMLASIVALFALCWLPLNVFNAIFDWNHEALTWCHDAVFSVCHLTAMASTCVNPIIYGFLNNNFQKELKSLLYQCRCSGVPQNYESFPLSTVSTDVTKGSVLSNGSDSITVSPQQQEKECL from the coding sequence ATGGTGGGTGCCCACATTAACAACAGCACGCAGCCCTGGTTGGGGTGGGAGGTGGAGGTTTGCTCACTCTCTCTGGGTGgcaccaccttcctgatcatggcCTACAGCACCATGCTGGCTGTGGGCCTGGTGGGAAACACTTGCCTTGTCCTGGTTATCCTGCGCCAAAAGGAGATGCACAACGTGACTAACGTCTTCATCGCCAACCTTTCCTGCTCCGACATCCTCATGTGCCTCATATGCCTGCCCACCACTATCACCTACACGCTGATGGACAGGTGGATTCTAGGAGTGGCTCTTTGCAAATTGACATCATTCGTCCAGTGTCTGTCCATCACGGTCTCCATCTACACCTTGGTGCTGATCACACTAGAGAGGCATCAGCTCATCATCCATCCTACCGGTTGGAAGCCGGTGCTTGGACACTCGTACCTGGCTGTGGCTGTCACCTGGATTATGGGATGCTTCATCTCACTGCCCTACCTTTCCTTCACCTTCTTGGATGACTTGAACTCCCACAACCTCAGCCTTCCGACGAATCCCTCAGATGATCACCTGGTCTGCATGGAACAATGGCCATCGGAGGTGAACCGGTTAGCATACACTACATCAATGCTGGTGTTCCAATACTGCCTGCCTCTTACACTCATCAGCGTCTGCTACTTGCGCATTTTTCTGCGCCTCAGTCACCGCAAAGACATTATCGAGAGGACACGGGACGCGCGACAACGAAATGCAAAACATGCCAGGCGGATTAACGCCATGCTAGCCTCCATCGTGGCCCTGTTCGCCCTCTGCTGGCTGCCGCTGAACGTCTTCAACGCCATTTTCGACTGGAACCACGAGGCCCTCACGTGGTGCCACGACGCTGTCTTTTCAGTGTGTCACCTCACAGCGATGGCTTCAACATGCGTCAACCCCATCATCTACGGCTTTCTCAACAACAACTTCCAGAAGGAGCTGAAGTCGCTGCTGTATCAGTGCCGGTGCTCGGGGGTTCCGCAGAATTATGAGAGCTTCCCGCTGTCTACTGTCAGCACTGATGTGACGAAAGGCTCCGTTCTCAGCAATGGCTCTGACAGCATCACCGTCTCACCGCAACAGCAAGAGAAAGAGTGTTTGTAA